In a genomic window of Wyeomyia smithii strain HCP4-BCI-WySm-NY-G18 chromosome 1, ASM2978416v1, whole genome shotgun sequence:
- the LOC129717619 gene encoding cuticle protein 2, which yields MFRFILVSTLLVAAAAQYQGGYNRDPKTAAILSEQRYLAGDGKFGAAYDQEDGTNFKEETDADGNRRGSYSYVDPSGQRRTVSYVAGKNGFQASGDHLPVAPAAPAHAAPQPQYQPQPQYQPQPQYQPQPQYQPQPQYQPQFSSSGRSFDNQGYDDGQYDPRWNDPSFSEQHSRQAPAPIPAPAPAPAPVHNYHPAPASAAPAPQYNHYNHAPAAPQPHQDWTTQAPHRFQPPGKLQLNRTPDGFSYSFNKV from the exons ATGTTTCGATTT ATTTTGGTATCAACGTTGCTGGTGGCAGCAGCCGCTCAGTACCAAGGCGGATACAACCGGGATCCGAAGACCGCTGCTATTCTGAGCGAACAGCGCTATTTGGCCGGAGATGGCAAGTTTGGCGCTGCCTATGATCAGGAGGACGGAACTAACTTTAAGGAGGAAACGGATGCCGATGGTAACCGTCGTGGATCGTACAGCTATGTCGATCCATCCGGACAAAGACGAACGGTCTCCTACGTCGCTGGAAAGAATGG ATTCCAAGCTTCTGGTGATCACCTGCCAGTGGCTCCTGCTGCTCCGGCACATGCTGCACCACAGCCCCAGTACCAGCCCCAACCTCAATACCAGCCTCAACCCCAATACCAGCCTCAACCTCAATACCAACCACAGCCACAATATCAACCCCAATTCAGCAGCAGTGGCCGCAGCTTCGATAACCAGGGTTATGACGATGGACAGTACGACCCCCGCTGGAACGACCCTTCCTTCAGTGAACAACATTCCCGCCAAGCTCCTGCTCCCATCCCAGCCCCAGCTCCAGCCCCAGCACCTGTCCATAACTATCACCCTGCTCCAGCATCAGCTGCTCCTGCTCCACAGTACAATCACTACAACCACGCCCCGGCAGCTCCACAACCACACCAGGACTGGACTACTCAGGCTCCACATCGGTTCCAGCCCCCGGGTAAACTGCAGTTGAACAGAACCCCTGACGGTTTCAGCTATTCTTTTAACAAAGTCTAA